The Micromonas commoda chromosome 6, complete sequence genome includes the window CTGGCACACCCGAGGATCGTGGTCACGGCGTCGGAGGTGCAcgacccggcgtccgcggggggcaGCGTGGGgaagggcgcgacgctcggcgaTCTCGCCGGACTGGAGCGCGACGGTAAAAATTTCGAGATGGTGAGCGGAGAGCCTTACGACGCGGATAAGGCTTACAAAGACAGCAAGCTGTGCAACATGCTGTTCTCCTACGAGCTGGAGCGTCGTTTGCAGGCGAGTGGGAGCAAGGTGACGGTCAACGCGTTCGGTCCGGGACTCATCACCCGGACCGGACTGTTCCGCCACCAGCAGCCGCTCTTCGTGAAGGCGTTTGACTTGATCACAAACACGTTCAACGTCGCCGAGTCGGTGGATGGCGGGGGTAACACTCTGCTGTACATGCTGACGGACGAGTCCCTCGAAGGTGTGGGTGGCGCGTACTACAGCAACACCATCTCCCCGggctcgtcaccgacgggACACGCGTTCATCGTGCAGGAATCGAGCGAGGAATCGAAGGATGCGACAGAGGCTCGAAACTTGTGGAGGTTGTCGGAGAAACTAGTGGGTCTCGCGTAGAGACAGCGGGAAGATCCAGACTGCCAGATGTGTGAAAGTGTTTTGCCTCCTCATCCCGATTGCGGGTGGCTaatcccgcgcgccgccgtcaatGTCTAATAAGTCATAAGTCTCCACGTTGGCTCGAGCACAGCCCGTCATTCGAGCCCCCGCCTCCGTCATCACTCCAAAGGTCTGTCAGTTGTAGTCGTCACGGGATTGAATCGCGTCGCTCACATCCCGACGCGCATCGTGATCTTCCCCTTGGCCCACTGCGCCGTGTCCCTCAGCTGCTGGTCCTGGTACTGGTCCTCACACTCGCGGATGAGCTCCACCCAGAACATGTTCTGCTTGAACAGCTCGCCGACCCCGTCCATCGTGTCCGCCATGTCGCCCATGACGCCCACCATGGCGCGAgtcaccgcctcgtccctgTCCCCGTCCTTGGCAACCTCCGCGATGAACTGCAGGACATACACTGCGTGAGACTTGAGCTGCTCGACCTTACTCTTGTCATCCTTGAACCCCTGGAGGAGGCCGGCGTAAGCCTCGAAGATTCCGTTGCGGAGCATGTTGTTGTACTCAATCATctcctcgtcatccttgGGCGTCTGCAGCGAGAGCTGCTGGGCGCTCTGGAGCATGGGCACCACGTACCCGACGTACTTCTCGAACGCGGGTccgatggcgagcgcgatgtcGCCAAAGCAGGACAGAATCGGGGGCTTCACCGAGCGGTGCAGCGCGGTGGACTGCAGATCCTGCAGCAGCTGGTACACGATGCCGTCGCAAAAGGGCAGGATCTTTGCATCCAGCGCGCGGCACAGGTCGCCCACCACGCCCACGGTGACGTTGCACACCTCGTACTCCTCGTGATTCTTGAGGCCCACCTCGATGAACGGGTAAAGCGCCTGCATGTACTTTTCAAACTGATCACCGGTGGCGTaagcgagggcgccgacgcagaGCATTGCCTCCTCGTGCACGGTGGCTGACCTCGCCCCGAGCACCCTGAGGAGCATCTGCATGATCTGGTCTCCGAACTGGATGATCATCATCTTGGTGGCATCCTCTCCGGAGAGCTTCTGGACGATCGTTTGGAGGGTTCCGCAGAGCAGGCCCTGGACTTCGCCGATCTTTTCCTGAGCCTCGGGCCCGAGGCCCGGCtgcgagagcgcggcgagggtcgtCTCGAGCTTCTGAAGCACCATGGGCACGAGCTGCTGGGTGATGGGCGCATTCTGCTGGGTGGACGCTCGGATGATCTCGTTGAGGGACTCGTAGCACTCCATGCGGAGGGACTGCTCCGCATCCGGACGCTCCGACGTCTGCAGCAGGCTCTGCACGATGCCCTGAAAGTaaggcgcgagcgccacgcgcATGGGGTTCtgttcatcgtcgtcgttcgcgcacgacgtcgcgaggcgcAGGAGCGCGTAGCACACCTTACCCGCGACCAGGGGCTTATCCTGCAGCTTCTCGACGAGAATCTTGAGGATGTTGTCGAGGTTGCCCGGGTTGACCACCGGCGACTGAGCCTCCCCGACAAACTCAAACACGCGTCCGATGGTCCACGCCGTGGTATCGCGCACGTGGGTCTTAGGGTCGTTGAGGGCGTTGAGGAGGAAAgggagcgcctgcgcggcgacgggcgcgagcttgTCCGGGTCGGGTCCCTCGAGGATAGATCCAAACGCAAAGGTGGCAGCCTCGCGGAGTCGCCACTCCTGCGAGCCGATGTTGCCGGTGATGAAGGGCATGACgtggtcgacgacggcgtcctgCACGCAcgtggcgacgaggccgaggcaCGTGCCGCCGGCCATGGCGAGGTTCCacacgtcgtcgccttcgtcgagctcgtcctcgtcctgcTTGGTGAGGGTCTCGAGGAGCATGGGCACGAGGTGGGGAAGCGCCTGCTCGACGAATCGGTGGTAGACGATCTGGTGGTtaccctcgcccgcgtcggcgatgtcaTCCTGGCGGCagacctcctcgtcggcgatggcggaccAGAACTCGATCGCCTGCAGCGCCACggactcctcgtcgcccttcgTCGCCTTGACGGTCAGGTCGAAGATGGCGGTCATGTACGGCTGAAGCTTCTCGTAGTAGTTCTCCGCGGCTCCTACCAGCACCTCAAACGCAGCCTGCCTGACGCGAACGTCCGCGCAGACGGTCGCCTCGCACGTCACCTGCATGATGTAGTTCCTCTCCTGCTCGCGTTCGAAGTTACCCTCCGCGAAGTACATGGCGTTGACCAAGGCGTTGGTCGCGGCTAATCGGATCTCGTtgctctcctcctccttcctcATGCCCTGCACGATGGCGGTGAGCATGGCGTTGACGTCCGCCTCCTGCAGGTGCTCGTGCTCGATTTCCTCGCAGATGTATCCGAGTGCCTCGAGGGTGGACTGGCGCTTGCCGGGATCGCCGGTGGCCATGTTGTTCTGGAGGTCGGTGACGAGCGACGGCCAGAGAGCCTTGGGCATCTCCGCTCCGGCGATCTTGGCGATCACCTGCGCGCAGGTGTGGCGGATCTCCTGCACGGGGGAGCCGAGCTGGTTCCAGACGCACCCCTTGACGGTGTTGCGGATGTTGGCGTCCATGGTGACCCATTTCTCCTGCTTGTCGGCCTTGACGGTCTCGTCcctggcgtcgagcgcgttctTGAGGATGAGACCCGCCAAGCGTCGGGAGTCGAGGGGCTTGGCCTCGGTGGCGACCTCGTTAGCGAGGGACTGCAGGAAGGCGCCGAGGTTCTGCTCCTGCGCTTGCTTCAGCTgcgcctccgcagcctcgcgcgtcgcggcgtcggggctgGTGGTGGCCGAGAGGACCGCGGTGATGTCGGCCATGttacccgcccgcgctctcCCGCCCTTCAAAAAGGTGAAACACCGGTGGGGAACCGAACCCTACTTGGTGCGTAGTGCGCCTGACGATCGGGGTTCCGATCGACCGAGCGCGGACGTGTCTCGCTCGGACGGAGGATCGCACGAGCCTGACTCGCGTGGAGTTCGCTCCGATTTCCGCCTTGGCGTGGTCGATGTCGACCTGCCGCTGGTTGTGGCGCCCGGTGGGAGGGTCGCGTCGAAGGGGAAAGGCAGATCGGGGGAAAGAAACGAAGAGTGGAGGCTGCACCGTGGTTCTCCCAGCAAATTTTCCTGACTGCTTCTCATACGACACGATTTTCCCGTCCCTCCGAGGCTCTTTTGCGCTCCGTTGGCACCCGAGACGATTTCTGGGCACCGCCACTGTTTCGGGGCGCCGGCATGGAGTGCCTGCGCCCGGCGCTCAAGAAGCGCAAGAGGTACTCCCCGGATGATCCGGAGGGAGTCGTGGGTGGGTTCACGACCCCGGTGACCCCGGCTGGAgccccgagcgacgccggcgatAGCGTCCCGGGGATCACCCCGAAGAGCGTGACGTTTAAGAGGGGGAGCAAGTGCCAGAGGATCGTCGGCTCCGCGGACCCGAAGATCGACAGGACCCCGATCGAAATCCCGTGCCACTGCGACGGCTGCGGCAAGTACATCCTCACTGCGAGGCACAactgcgacgcgtgcgaggaTTACGACCTGTGCGCCCCTTGCTACGCCTCGTTGGTCGACGGCACCTTGGAACACGAGCACGACGCGTCGTGCTTCGAGGTGAAGGACtggaccgaggaggaggaggaagcggcgctggaggaggcctcgcgctcgacggcggcgcacgcgacaCCCGCGAGTGatggcaccggcggcgcgaggcccgACGACCgaggggacggggacggggtaGAGACaccgggaggaggaggaagggacggggtcggggcggtgCTTTTccagacgccgacgagccaGGCGCCGGCGATTGGGGACGGCggggcacagctggcgaagGGTGGAGAGGGtgtcgcggacgcgaacgcgagctcgtcgcggtgagTGACGCGCTCCATAGGTAGACGGACGATTAGCGAAGTAGCGACGTGGTGTCGCGCTTGAATAGCACGTTAGCGGCGCGACGCAAACTCATCATCTCGCCACCACCTTGTCGAAGGAAGTGCATGCAGACCGAGATTTCGCCCGTCATTAATTGATCCGATGCCGAGCAGGtctcgcggcggcaggggcggcgggggcggcgggatggGACCCTCCGCGCCCTTTCCCGGCAGCCGCGGCCCCGGCGGGCGTCTCACCTCCGGCCAGAGGCCCGTCACCGAGGGCACGCGCATCGCGATCGACGTCCAACTGGCGCGGTTCAAGGcgtccgacgaggaggagatcgtcTTCCCCGCGGACATGAGCAACCACGATAGGGCGGTGGTGCACGCCGAGTGCAAGAAGCTGGGGCTCAAGTCGAAGAGCTACGGAAAGGGTGATAACCGTAAGGTTCACGTCACCAAGCCCAAGGAGTTCAAGCCGCAGGACCACGAGGTGAGACGTCGCCCATCCTCTCCCGCGGGATGCGTTATCGAAATTTCGGCACCAACCCTAAACCCCCGAACGCAATCTCCGCCCCATCCCGCACCCACCGCTGACCTCAAtcgaccgcgtcgttccGCAGGAACTGCATCCTCTCGACCTTCACCCcgagtccatcgcggcgctcgccgatcATTTCGCGCGCCATCCCCAGTCTCAACGCGAGCTCGAGATCGCAGCCGAGGGATCGCTCGAGTCAGCctgggacgaggacgaacccGAGGACGGGCACGGGCACAAGCGCGGCAGGCACGCCGACTCCCACAAGGGGCCCCCGCCGCTGAAGATGAGACCGCACGCGAGCGTCACCCCGGAGCAGgcggccgccggcgccgcggctctcgcgcggAGGATCGCGTCGGACCCGGCTCTGGCGGAGATTCAGCGAAAGAGAGCGGCGCTCCCGGTGGACGAGTTCAAGGGTCAGATTTTGGATGCGGTGGCGCGTAACCAGGTTGTGCTGGTGGCGGGCGCCACGGGATGCGGCAAGACGACGCAGGTTCCCCAGTACCTCATAGACGACGCGTGGGGCAACGggaggggcgcgacgatcATGTGCACGCAGCCGAGGCGAATATCGGCCGTCACCGTGAGCGAGCGCGTGGCCAACGAGAGGGGCGAGAACATCGGAGCCGGGAGCGTCGGATACCAGATCAGGCTCGAGACCAAGGCCAGCGCGGACTGCGCGCTGATGTTTTGCACCAACGGCGTGCTGTTGCGCAGGCTCACcagccccggcgcggacAAGATGCTGGAGTCGCTTTCTCACatcgtcatcgacgagctccacgagcgcgaccTCTTTGCCGACTTTCTCACCATCGTACTTCGGGGCGTCCTTGCCAGGCACAGGCACCTGCGGCTCGTGCTGAtgtccgcgacggttcgcgaGGATCTGTTCAGCGACTACTTCGGCGGGTGCCCCGTCATAAGGGTCCCGGGATACACCCACCCGGTGGCGGATTACCACCTGGAGGACATTCTCAGCCTGGTCGgatacggcggcggcggcggcggcggggtccacGACTTTGTTTACGCCGCCACGGCGGACCCGGACTCGCCCGAGGGTCAGGCCGTGCAGGCTGCGGTCATGCGCGCGTTTCTGGAGGGAACCGACGAATCCTTCGATTCCCTTCTGGACACGGTCCGCggggtgggcgccgccggcggctacggcgagCAGGCCCTGGTCGGCGTCGCTCACGCCCAGACGGGCGCCACGGCGctgatggccgcggcggggaaaGGGCGGCACGTGGAGGTGTCGCAGCTCATCGGCATGGGCGCTGACCCGACGCAGAGGTCGCGGGACGGGTCTTCCTCCGCGGACTGGGCCCGTAGGTTTGGCCACGAGGACATCGCCCAGACCCTGGACGCGGCTGAAGACGAGATCAGGCGACTGAGCGCGATGGAGAATGCCTCGGCGCAAATGTCGCAGTATCAGATCCAGGCGGACCCGGACGAGGTTGACCTGCAACTCGCGCAGGAGCTCATACACTGGATCCTCACGCACAGGGCTGGTGAGATGCAGACGGCGCACGGTGgacccgcgggtgccgtgCTCGTGTTCCTCCCAGGCTGGAACGAAATATCGCAGCTCCGCGATAACATGGCGGCGGACCCCAGGTTCAGCGACGGCACCACCCTCGTGCTCCCCTTGCACTCCATGGTCCCGCCCCAGGATCAGAAGAGGGTGTTCCAGCGCCCCCCGAGGGGCGTGCGCAAGGTTGTCCTCGCGACCAACATCGCGGAAACCGCGGTGaccatcgacgacgtcgtcttTGTCGTGGACTCTGGCCGGCTCAAGGAGAAGTCGTACGACGCTCACACGGGGGTGTCCACGCTTCAGGCGGCGTGGatctcccgcgcgtccgcgcagcagcgacgcgggcgcgccggtcgcgtccgccccggcgagTGCTACCGGCTGTACTCCACGGCGAGGATGTCCTCCTTTGCGGACTTTCAGCTGCCGGAGATGCAGAGGTCGCCGCTGGAGGAGCTGTGTCTCCAGGTGCGGATGCTGGCGGAGGCTTCAAgcctcgggggcgagcgcgggggcggcgcggccgccgtcgggaTGGGCCAGGGTTCCACCGCCGAGTTTTTACTTCAGGCGGTCGAGCCCCCGATCCCCCAGGCCATCTcgcaggcggtggcgctgctTCAGGACATCGGCGCGAtgaaggacgacgagggtcTGACCCGGCTGGGTAGGCACCTCGGCGAGATGCCGGTGCACCCCCGCGTGGGTAAGATGCTCCTGTACGCAACCTTACTCGGAGTCCTCGATCCCGTGTTGACGGTGGCGTGCGCATCCGCGTACAGGTCCCCGTTCGTCGTGTCCGTGGACGGGGGCCGAGAGGGGGGCCGGGCGGCCCGGCGGGGATTTTCCGACGAAGCCGGGGGC containing:
- a CDS encoding predicted protein, whose protein sequence is MADITAVLSATTSPDAATREAAEAQLKQAQEQNLGAFLQSLANEVATEAKPLDSRRLAGLILKNALDARDETVKADKQEKWVTMDANIRNTVKGCVWNQLGSPVQEIRHTCAQVIAKIAGAEMPKALWPSLVTDLQNNMATGDPGKRQSTLEALGYICEEIEHEHLQEADVNAMLTAIVQGMRKEEESNEIRLAATNALVNAMYFAEGNFEREQERNYIMQVTCEATVCADVRVRQAAFEVLVGAAENYYEKLQPYMTAIFDLTVKATKGDEESVALQAIEFWSAIADEEVCRQDDIADAGEGNHQIVYHRFVEQALPHLVPMLLETLTKQDEDELDEGDDVWNLAMAGGTCLGLVATCVQDAVVDHVMPFITGNIGSQEWRLREAATFAFGSILEGPDPDKLAPVAAQALPFLLNALNDPKTHVRDTTAWTIGRVFEFVGEAQSPVVNPGNLDNILKILVEKLQDKPLVAGKVCYALLRLATSCANDDDEQNPMRVALAPYFQGIVQSLLQTSERPDAEQSLRMECYESLNEIIRASTQQNAPITQQLVPMVLQKLETTLAALSQPGLGPEAQEKIGEVQGLLCGTLQTIVQKLSGEDATKMMIIQFGDQIMQMLLRVLGARSATVHEEAMLCVGALAYATGDQFEKYMQALYPFIEVGLKNHEEYEVCNVTVGVVGDLCRALDAKILPFCDGIVYQLLQDLQSTALHRSVKPPILSCFGDIALAIGPAFEKYVGYVVPMLQSAQQLSLQTPKDDEEMIEYNNMLRNGIFEAYAGLLQGFKDDKSKVEQLKSHAVYVLQFIAEVAKDGDRDEAVTRAMVGVMGDMADTMDGVGELFKQNMFWVELIRECEDQYQDQQLRDTAQWAKGKITMRVGM
- a CDS encoding predicted protein — protein: MSTCRWLWRPVGGSRRRGKADRGKETKSGGCTVALLRSVGTRDDFWAPPLFRGAGMECLRPALKKRKRYSPDDPEGVVGGFTTPVTPAGAPSDAGDSVPGITPKSVTFKRGSKCQRIVGSADPKIDRTPIEIPCHCDGCGKYILTARHNCDACEDYDLCAPCYASLVDGTLEHEHDASCFEVKDWTEEEEEAALEEASRSTAAHATPASDGTGGARPDDRGDGDGVETPGGGGRDGVGAVLFQTPTSQAPAIGDGGAQLAKGGEGVADANASSSR
- a CDS encoding predicted protein, producing the protein MRPHASVTPEQAAAGAAALARRIASDPALAEIQRKRAALPVDEFKGQILDAVARNQVVLVAGATGCGKTTQVPQYLIDDAWGNGRGATIMCTQPRRISAVTVSERVANERGENIGAGSVGYQIRLETKASADCALMFCTNGVLLRRLTSPGADKMLESLSHIVIDELHERDLFADFLTIVLRGVLARHRHLRLVLMSATVREDLFSDYFGGCPVIRVPGYTHPVADYHLEDILSLVGYGGGGGGGVHDFVYAATADPDSPEGQAVQAATLDAAEDEIRRLSAMENASAQMSQYQIQADPDEVDLQLAQELIHWILTHRAGEMQTAHGGPAGAVLVFLPGWNEISQLRDNMAADPRFSDGTTLVLPLHSMVPPQDQKRVFQRPPRGVRKVVLATNIAETAVTIDDVVFVVDSGRLKEKSYDAHTGVSTLQAAWISRASAQQRRGRAGRVRPGECYRLYSTARMSSFADFQLPEMQRSPLEELCLQVRMLAEASSLGGERGGGAAAVGMGQGSTAEFLLQAVEPPIPQAISQAVALLQDIGAMKDDEGLTRLGRHLGEMPVHPRVGKMLLYATLLGVLDPVLTVACASAYRSPFVVSVD